In Notolabrus celidotus isolate fNotCel1 chromosome 22, fNotCel1.pri, whole genome shotgun sequence, the genomic stretch CCTGGATAGCTTTTTTTCCAGGACAGAATTATCTCACAGTGAACGTGACTTTTGATCTTTTGTGTACCAGCATCATCCTTTTATTTGATCTAATATATGTGAAAATGTATCATAATTTTTGAGTTTCTAAGATATCCTATATCCATGAGCATGGATATAGCAAACAAATAGGACAGGAATTAACAGCTTGAAAGCATAGTTTCTGTTGCTGATTCGGATGCAGAAAATTTTATTCTGACTACATTTCCAATCAAAGCTTACCTCTCCAAAGCTGCAGGGACTGAGGATGAACCGAGGGCCAGATTGCAAGCTTAGTGGGCTCATATAGTGGGTTAGAGTACCGGTCTCTCTCACTGGGCCTCAGCAGAGCTTGGAACAAACAGTGAGTCTTCTTCATCACTCCTTGAGCCCACCTGAAAGGGAGGAACAAGAGGGGAGGTGTCTGACATCTTGGccataaatatgaagataatccTGATAGGATTAAACTGTTTTTGTGTCAAGCCATCTATTCCAAACTCCCAGTCACACTGAGGAGTAACACCAACCTTTCCTGATGACTGTTGCACAGGAAGGTGCCATAGTCAGACACGTAGGCCTCCGTTGCCAGCCTCAGAAGCAGAGCCTCAGAGAAACCCAGTGCCAGGGGGAACTGATGCAACAGCTGCCACACAcaatccagcagcagcaggaagacagGGGACTCTTGCTGGATACGGGCATGGGACAAGGCAGAGTGGGCACATCGCTGCATGAATGGATGTCCAGCCTGAAGAAAAGAATGGTGATTCAGATAAGCTGCTAAAATCAATGCTAGGCATAAGCCTAATCCCTTTAATGTCAATGTGTGTAATTGTGTTATGCAGATCCTCCATATCTGGCCATCTGATCAATTCAATCATATACTAAATCCATccaatgtgtttgtttgggggACAGTAGAAATAGGGGAACTGATTCACTTGGTTTGGTTTTGTAAGTATGGTAAAGTGTGGTTCATTTCCAGTTCTATTTCTTTTTAGATAGTCTGTGAAAGAGCAGCTgattctatctatctatctatctgtgtgtgtgtgtgtgtgtgtgtgtgtgtgtgtgtgtgtgtgtgtgtgtgtgtgtgtgtgtgtgtgtgtgtgtgtgtgtacatatatatacatatacacagtATAAATATATTTCATGGCTCTTGACAAACATAACTTGTATACAATGGAACACATTGAAGGATAATGGTTGACTAATGTTAAATCCAAGTTTGGCCATGCCTTCCCTTCAAAGGGAAGTAAATGGTGTGACATCTCTGGCTAATTAATGCAGAATATGACTTTTCTACTTGGGGCATTTCCTGCTTTGGGTAACAAGTGGAGCAATATCCGTTAGGCAGACATTTGGTAATAACCACATGTAAAATTGTTCTTGAAAGACTCTTTCCCTTGCTTTTAAATTCTTAACTTTATAAAAAGCCTTTTATTACAATGTTAAAACATGATTTTTGACACAGAGACTCGGCTATATGTAAGCTATACAAAGCTGTACACTCACCTGTACCCACTCCCTCTCAAGCAGAGCCAGGAAACCCTCCAGTGAGCGACAGCATGGGTCCATGATAATCTGAGCCagagtgctgatgagcagagtGGAGTCTGTCCCTTCAGAGCCGTGAACCAGAACAGAATGTCCGTCCCTGGACAACATAGATAGATTTATTACAATCCTGGTCCTCTACATGTGAAAGATGCATGTGCGTTCATTCATCAGAGATACAGACAAGTTTTAAAATCTACCTACCTCTCCACACACTCTGCAAGCAGGCCGGCAGTCGACAGAGCAGCTTGAACGTGAGACAGCCACTTTGAATTTTCAAGCTTACTAAGCCATCGATCCATGTTCTGGGACTCATCACTACAGGCCTCTACCAGCTTAATCAGACTCTCTTGGAGTGCTTTACCTCTGCAGACACAAAGGAAGAAAATGAGGTGTTTGAGGTTAGTTTAATGAGACGGGTCACAGCATCGCATGCACTCACCTTTCCACTTGTCTGTGCAGTCTCTTCAAGGGGCTATAACAAGATTTGGACTCGAATCCTCCCCCTGTTATCCTGGCCTGCGTTGCCTGCTGACTGGAGCGTGTGTCAATAATATATCCTTTGTCTGAGCCATCAATCACGGCCTGGAGGAGCTCCTCGTCTTCTTTGCAGCGCTTCCTATTAGCTCCTTGCAGCGGTTGACTGCTGCGCATGATGACCTAAAGAGTTTAAGTTTGACTGGAGTTATCAAGTTGTTGGTATGAAGTGAAGGCTTGGGATTGAGATACATTTACAAAAGACACACCATGCCGTTCTTCCTGTGATAATAGCAGAGGACAGGGAAACGTCCACCCTGCCTGAACTTGGCCACCTTCTTTAGTGAGTCATCATTTACGTTCCTCGGGACAATGGCAGCTGGAGGATAAGAGCGACACACTGAGTAGTCTCTGTTCACAGCGCTTAGTCTCCATCTATCATGCtgcaaacagaggagagaaaggatcTCATGTTGAGTTAATACTTCATATAATCCTTTGTAATAATGGTGCACTACACAGAATTCTCATGTTTAATCACTCTGTTTCATCCTAGAAGGGCGTTA encodes the following:
- the zgc:154055 gene encoding myotubularin-related protein 9 isoform X1 — translated: MTRHGLNWSRFECASIWWWFNIQHTTCRYFPFPPQPCKKLLPTICDTIQCSSFSGNVHFRSLFSLATRLVLSYFPSREKVWHYCDLCSENVNLLLDTLSSNKQSASALLPIGLLREHSFRFHTRRKEDKAFNLLCYFRRAGTLLKVIIPQQRGLVYDEEQMEFAEHIKTANLEDVVLRQPLHPPSRGTLCITGHHLLFSDREEGSSRQVLLLLRNIDAIEKSVENLLAYSNLFSSAGCSERVSGSSGTITIKCKDLRVLQLDIPGMEQCLNIARSIETLSCLDCATEMYPFFYRPSDLCLQDHWGLSTPEKYYSQMKELHDRWRLSAVNRDYSVCRSYPPAAIVPRNVNDDSLKKVAKFRQGGRFPVLCYYHRKNGMVIMRSSQPLQGANRKRCKEDEELLQAVIDGSDKGYIIDTRSSQQATQARITGGGFESKSCYSPLKRLHRQVERGKALQESLIKLVEACSDESQNMDRWLSKLENSKWLSHVQAALSTAGLLAECVERDGHSVLVHGSEGTDSTLLISTLAQIIMDPCCRSLEGFLALLEREWVQAGHPFMQRCAHSALSHARIQQESPVFLLLLDCVWQLLHQFPLALGFSEALLLRLATEAYVSDYGTFLCNSHQERWAQGVMKKTHCLFQALLRPSERDRYSNPLYEPTKLAIWPSVHPQSLQLWRGFFLRWTQHARYLAEAQEEIRNMVVEWGKLALS
- the zgc:154055 gene encoding myotubularin-related protein 9 isoform X2, coding for MEFAEHIKTANLEDVVLRQPLHPPSRGTLCITGHHLLFSDREEGSSRQVLLLLRNIDAIEKSVENLLAYSNLFSSAGCSERVSGSSGTITIKCKDLRVLQLDIPGMEQCLNIARSIETLSCLDCATEMYPFFYRPSDLCLQDHWGLSTPEKYYSQMKELHDRWRLSAVNRDYSVCRSYPPAAIVPRNVNDDSLKKVAKFRQGGRFPVLCYYHRKNGMVIMRSSQPLQGANRKRCKEDEELLQAVIDGSDKGYIIDTRSSQQATQARITGGGFESKSCYSPLKRLHRQVERGKALQESLIKLVEACSDESQNMDRWLSKLENSKWLSHVQAALSTAGLLAECVERDGHSVLVHGSEGTDSTLLISTLAQIIMDPCCRSLEGFLALLEREWVQAGHPFMQRCAHSALSHARIQQESPVFLLLLDCVWQLLHQFPLALGFSEALLLRLATEAYVSDYGTFLCNSHQERWAQGVMKKTHCLFQALLRPSERDRYSNPLYEPTKLAIWPSVHPQSLQLWRGFFLRWTQHARYLAEAQEEIRNMVVEWGKLALS